From a single Ascaphus truei isolate aAscTru1 chromosome 2, aAscTru1.hap1, whole genome shotgun sequence genomic region:
- the LOC142488070 gene encoding tyrosinase-like: MLLLCTFLTLCLSAVHSQFPRVCTTDEALRDKSCCPAGKDGSPCGSNSGRGICRNWVTHVPFPNLFEASVPQYDDDRLNWPLDYFNKTCECFRNYSGFNCGDCRYGFHGEECDLKKTVVRREIRELSLPEREQVFRYLTLAKTTKSKDFVVLTTEDRHDRNTYRFVDATIYNVFAWIHYYSTKPIMTHSSFDYRHTYAHQGPAFPGWHRLGLLFLERQIQLLNSDEDFALPYYDWRGEENCSICSNDFMGDNDVEGNLDPSSYFGSWRSICSGFHRVEAYCPVVDDESQMEKLQRQPGTDPQYDRLPSFQDVEDTLNLRDFDRSPYNSRATQSFRNALEGFIMPSDGMTLDTTMHNQVHVYMGGTMGQVPISSNDPMFVLHHCYIDKIFELWITKYDGNPNSYPENDEPGQGPEECCTPYFPCYWNKDLLRKSTDLGYKYSTYQGS; the protein is encoded by the exons ATGCTTCTCCTCTGTACCttcctcaccctctgcctcaGCGCAGTGCACAGCCAGTTCCCCAGAGTCTGCACCACAGATGAAGCTTTAAGGGACAAGAGCTGCTGCCCGGCCGGAAAGGATGGAAGTCCCTGTGGTTCCAACTCAGGGAGGGGTATATGTCGGAACTGGGTGACACATGTCCCATTTCCAAATCTCTTTGAAGCTAGCGTTCCCCAGTATGATGATGACCGTCTGAACTGGCCCCTAGACTATTTTAACAAAACATGTGAATGCTTCAGAAACTACAGTGGTTTCAACTGCGGTGACTGCAGATACGGCTTCCATGGAGAGGAATGTGATCTGAAAAAGACTGTGGTTCGGAGAGAGATCCGGGAGCTGTCCTTACCGGAGAGGGAACAAGTCTTTCGTTATTTGACACTAGCGAAGACCACAAAGAGCAAAGACTTTGTTGTCCTGACCACTGAAGACAGACATGACCGAAACACGTATCGCTTTGTGGATGCTACAATCTATAATGTCTTCGCCTGGATTCATTACTACTCTACGAAGCCAATCATGACACATAGCTCCTTTGATTACAGACATACCTATGCCCATCAAGGCCCTGCTTTTCCTGGCTGGCACCGTCTGGGTCTCCTCTTTTTAGAGAGACAAATCCAGCTCTTGAACAGTGATGAAGACTTTGCTCTTCCATATTATGATTGGCGCGGAGAGGAGAACTGCTCAATCTGTTCTAACGACTTCATGGGAGATAACGATGTGGAGGGGAACCTTGATCCATCTTCCTACTTTGGTTCCTGGAGG TCCATCTGCAGCGGGTTTCACAGGGTGGAAGCTTACTGTCCGGTGGTTGATGATGAATCTCAGATGGAAAAGCTGCAGAGGCAACCTGGTACCGACCCTCAGTATGACAGACTGCCCTCGTTCCAAGATGTGGAGGACACACTCAATTTGAGAGACTTTGACAGATCCCCATATAACAGCAGAGCAACACAAAGCTTCCGTAATGCCCTGGAAG GGTTCATTATGCCATCAGATGGGATGACATTAGACACAACCATGCATAATCAAGTCCACGTGTACATGGGAGGGACCATGGGCCAAGTCCCAATATCCAGCAATGACCCAATGTTTGTCCTGCACCATTGCTACATTGACAA GATCTTTGAGTTATGGATAACCAAATATGATGGAAATCCTAATTCATATCCTGAAAACGATGAGCCGGGACAAGGCCCCGAAGAGTGCTGCACCCCGTACTTCCCATGTTATTGGAACAAAGATCTCCTACGAAAGTCAACAGATCTTGGATACAAATATTCAACATATCAGGGAAGTTAA